A genomic segment from Microbulbifer elongatus encodes:
- a CDS encoding TonB-dependent receptor: MKQPIKQGFSKSTLATAVAAVSAGTLLSVPQLASAQESLIEEVIVTATRRAESVQDIPYNISAVSGDELEAGQITDAAEMMRSVPGLTVVDRGYRNSGTVNGVIIRGMNVDSGANGDVPLSAVPTVATYVDDTPLYGNFILKDIERVEVLRGPQGTLYGSGSLAGTVRYIMAKPSTEGFEAKVGSSVSQTEGSGGTNFSADALVNIPLGEKMALRASAGMIDNDGIVDYTNVYELDSQGAPVAAGGDIANGAPVFRSVEDADTVDITYARASLLIEPNDELSVQLSHQMQSDEIGGRRQVTRGSNWVSGEEEFYDDYENGAVTLEPSERDVSLTALEISLDMGFATFTSSTSNYSHDGIAISDNSGFYAQNDWFGAYYGGSPRPLAQAERFYDDSALVQEIRLVSNGDQFVDWVAGFFYMDQESNAGQNSYMPGWAAWAAEAPAVWTPGLSFAEEFASWGANVQDQDFYFRRNQSFTDAAIFGETTFNFSDTFRMTLGLRHFDNKLTNDSVLQLPIWPEPEEDTKASFTTEESDTLLKANVSWDMNADTMLYATVSEGYRRGGANAVPLVGGFAESPDYLQYGSDQVMNYELGVKGTTDSLRYTVSLFRMDWADPQLNTSTANWGFFAAVNGDEARTQGLELELQGDLTESIGYNLGYAFVDAELTADFYQPYGNFQGSGVTGEYIVAESGASLPGTAEHTLSVAMDHTTTIGAFTLVSRLNGYYQSETSNSIGDGATAAEFDGFQLWNLSSTLVADDWDVTLYAKNLFNEDGVTGALTEAHMGTDPAENFYGNSSKDYISLPRTFGVSGRYHF; the protein is encoded by the coding sequence ATGAAGCAACCAATCAAGCAGGGGTTTAGCAAATCCACACTGGCAACCGCCGTCGCGGCAGTATCCGCGGGTACGCTGCTATCCGTTCCGCAGCTGGCGAGTGCGCAAGAATCACTTATTGAGGAAGTGATTGTGACTGCTACCCGCCGTGCGGAGAGCGTTCAGGATATTCCATACAACATTTCTGCCGTGAGTGGGGATGAGCTCGAAGCGGGGCAGATTACCGATGCCGCAGAAATGATGCGCAGTGTTCCAGGGCTGACCGTCGTTGACCGGGGCTACCGCAATTCGGGCACCGTCAACGGTGTCATTATCCGTGGTATGAATGTCGACAGTGGTGCGAACGGTGATGTTCCTCTCTCCGCTGTGCCAACCGTTGCCACTTACGTTGATGACACGCCTCTGTACGGCAACTTTATTCTTAAAGATATTGAGCGTGTGGAAGTACTGCGTGGCCCACAGGGTACGCTGTATGGATCAGGCTCTCTGGCGGGTACCGTTCGCTACATCATGGCCAAACCTTCTACCGAAGGGTTTGAAGCGAAAGTGGGTAGCAGCGTCAGCCAGACCGAGGGCTCTGGTGGCACCAACTTCAGTGCCGACGCACTGGTCAATATTCCTCTCGGTGAAAAAATGGCGCTGCGCGCTTCCGCGGGTATGATCGACAACGATGGTATTGTGGATTACACCAACGTTTACGAGCTTGATTCCCAGGGTGCTCCGGTTGCGGCCGGCGGTGACATTGCCAATGGGGCACCGGTATTCCGTAGTGTAGAGGATGCGGATACCGTAGATATTACCTACGCACGCGCATCGCTGCTGATCGAGCCGAATGATGAACTGAGTGTGCAGCTTTCTCACCAGATGCAGAGCGATGAAATCGGTGGCCGTCGTCAGGTTACCCGCGGCAGCAACTGGGTGAGTGGTGAAGAAGAGTTTTACGATGACTACGAAAATGGTGCGGTGACCCTGGAGCCTTCCGAGCGGGATGTGTCTCTTACCGCGCTGGAAATTTCACTGGATATGGGTTTTGCAACCTTTACCTCCAGCACTTCAAATTATTCCCACGATGGCATCGCCATCAGCGACAATTCCGGCTTCTACGCACAGAATGACTGGTTCGGCGCCTACTACGGTGGCTCACCGCGACCGCTGGCTCAGGCCGAACGCTTTTACGACGACAGCGCGCTGGTGCAGGAAATCCGCCTGGTTTCCAATGGTGATCAGTTTGTCGACTGGGTAGCGGGCTTCTTCTATATGGATCAGGAGAGCAACGCGGGTCAGAACAGTTATATGCCCGGCTGGGCCGCGTGGGCCGCTGAGGCCCCTGCGGTTTGGACTCCGGGACTCTCCTTCGCTGAAGAGTTTGCCAGCTGGGGTGCAAACGTTCAGGACCAGGACTTTTACTTCCGCCGCAACCAGAGCTTTACCGACGCGGCCATCTTCGGTGAAACCACGTTCAATTTCTCCGACACTTTCCGTATGACCCTTGGCCTGCGTCACTTCGATAATAAGCTGACCAATGACAGCGTACTGCAGCTGCCGATCTGGCCCGAGCCGGAAGAGGACACCAAAGCCAGCTTTACTACCGAGGAGAGCGATACCCTGTTGAAGGCGAATGTCTCCTGGGATATGAACGCGGACACCATGCTCTACGCTACCGTTTCCGAAGGCTATCGCCGTGGCGGCGCCAATGCGGTGCCTCTGGTCGGCGGCTTTGCCGAGAGCCCGGATTACCTGCAGTACGGATCCGACCAGGTGATGAACTACGAGCTGGGTGTGAAAGGTACCACTGACTCTCTGCGTTACACCGTGTCGCTCTTCCGTATGGACTGGGCCGATCCACAGTTGAATACTTCTACGGCAAACTGGGGCTTCTTCGCTGCGGTCAATGGGGATGAAGCCAGAACTCAGGGGCTGGAACTGGAACTGCAGGGTGACCTGACCGAGAGCATCGGCTACAACCTCGGTTATGCGTTTGTCGATGCTGAACTGACCGCCGATTTCTATCAGCCCTACGGTAACTTCCAGGGCAGTGGTGTCACTGGGGAATACATTGTTGCAGAGTCAGGCGCTAGCTTGCCGGGCACCGCCGAACACACCCTGTCGGTCGCCATGGATCACACTACGACCATCGGTGCCTTCACCCTGGTTAGTCGTTTGAATGGTTACTACCAATCGGAAACCTCCAACTCCATTGGTGACGGGGCGACTGCAGCAGAGTTTGACGGGTTCCAGTTATGGAACCTGAGCAGCACGCTGGTGGCAGACGACTGGGATGTCACCCTTTATGCCAAGAACCTTTTCAATGAAGATGGTGTAACCGGGGCACTGACAGAAGCTCATATGGGGACGGATCCGGCGGAGAACTTCTACGGTAATTCCTCCAAAGACTACATCAGTCTGCCGCGTACATTCGGTGTTTCTGGTCGCTATCACTTCTAA
- a CDS encoding carbon-nitrogen hydrolase family protein, with the protein MSSNRRSFGIAALQLKLDEADNLELLLQKIQRTKLRYPWVKMIVLSELALRGVGAQHARELPSAEEDAFCRTARELGIWLIPGSMYEKCGSAVFNTTPVINPAGEVIARYRKIYPFLPYEKGVTAGDQFVVFDVPEVGRFGVSICYDMWFPETTRAMAWMGAEVIIHPTKTDTIDRKDELSMVRASAVMNQCYIVDVNGAGEQGNGRSIIVGPEGDTLHEASIEEEIISLYLDVEKVTQVRERGMKGLGQTLKSFRDGKVHYPQYERGAVSPALEQLGELKVPE; encoded by the coding sequence ATGAGTAGCAACCGCAGGTCTTTCGGAATAGCAGCACTGCAATTGAAGCTGGATGAGGCAGACAACCTGGAGCTGCTGCTGCAGAAAATTCAACGCACCAAACTGCGTTACCCCTGGGTGAAAATGATCGTGCTGAGCGAGCTGGCGCTGCGCGGTGTCGGTGCGCAACACGCCCGCGAACTCCCCTCTGCCGAAGAGGATGCCTTTTGCCGCACCGCACGGGAACTGGGTATCTGGCTGATCCCCGGGTCCATGTATGAAAAGTGTGGCAGTGCCGTGTTCAACACCACGCCGGTGATCAATCCAGCCGGTGAAGTCATCGCCCGCTATCGCAAGATTTACCCGTTCCTGCCGTACGAAAAGGGCGTCACAGCAGGAGACCAGTTCGTGGTGTTTGATGTGCCCGAGGTGGGGCGCTTTGGGGTCTCCATCTGCTACGACATGTGGTTCCCTGAAACCACCCGAGCCATGGCCTGGATGGGTGCAGAAGTGATTATCCACCCCACCAAAACCGACACGATTGACCGCAAAGACGAACTCTCCATGGTGCGCGCCAGTGCGGTGATGAACCAGTGTTACATCGTCGATGTAAACGGAGCCGGCGAGCAGGGCAACGGCCGCTCGATCATTGTCGGGCCAGAAGGCGATACCCTGCATGAGGCCTCTATTGAGGAAGAAATTATCTCCCTCTATCTGGATGTAGAAAAAGTTACCCAGGTGCGCGAGCGCGGCATGAAAGGCCTGGGACAAACCCTGAAAAGTTTCCGCGATGGCAAGGTGCACTATCCACAGTACGAGCGGGGTGCGGTATCCCCTGCACTGGAGCAGCTTGGCGAGCTGAAAGTGCCGGAATAA
- a CDS encoding MFS transporter, translating to MENPAQSAVTDAPESGYSGNKIPENTHGRGLLVSNGWIASIFLAFLSSAGLYYVNIFPVIVDALMAGAGLSAEQAGQITFANTMGAVIGAFTVSWLIRHIPRWKRAAAILLCCSIGMDVLTIQLANLDLLIPLRLVHGILGGALVGLGFAVIARSGIAGRSYSMVLLVQYTGGAIGVGFLPALVAEHGTYVPFFALITFSVITLLMLPLIADYPLPTEAENRQRAENAAPLPLLPIIITLIALFCFQFANMALFAFIFDLGKTFALPLGFISQTLFWANLIAIGGAALAAVTGQKYPLAKPLAAALIITLLGLLLFVFSDIRPLFILANVVTGMTWAFCVPYFLTMASRFDSAGQMGAFGGFASKLGLACGPLFAGYFITGGGSYTQLVIVTVAVLAICLVAVPAAARLDRAS from the coding sequence ATGGAAAACCCAGCCCAGTCTGCAGTAACAGACGCCCCCGAATCAGGCTATTCCGGAAATAAAATTCCCGAAAATACCCACGGGCGCGGCCTTCTGGTCAGTAACGGCTGGATCGCGAGTATTTTTCTCGCCTTCCTGTCTTCCGCCGGTCTTTACTATGTGAATATTTTTCCGGTCATTGTGGATGCCCTGATGGCCGGTGCCGGCCTCAGTGCGGAGCAGGCGGGGCAGATCACCTTTGCCAACACCATGGGTGCGGTAATCGGCGCATTTACAGTTTCCTGGCTGATTCGGCACATTCCTCGCTGGAAACGCGCAGCGGCAATTCTGCTGTGCTGCTCCATCGGCATGGATGTGCTCACCATCCAGCTGGCCAACCTGGACCTGCTGATCCCTCTGCGACTGGTACACGGTATTCTCGGCGGCGCACTGGTGGGGCTGGGTTTTGCGGTGATTGCCCGCAGCGGCATTGCCGGGCGCAGTTACAGTATGGTGCTGCTGGTGCAATATACCGGCGGAGCCATCGGCGTGGGCTTTCTGCCTGCACTGGTAGCCGAACACGGTACCTACGTGCCCTTTTTCGCGCTGATCACTTTCAGTGTCATCACGCTGCTGATGCTGCCGTTGATCGCGGACTATCCGCTGCCAACAGAGGCAGAGAATCGTCAACGTGCGGAAAACGCAGCTCCGCTGCCACTGTTGCCGATCATCATTACGCTGATCGCACTGTTCTGTTTCCAGTTTGCGAACATGGCTCTGTTCGCCTTTATTTTTGACCTCGGCAAAACCTTTGCACTACCCCTGGGCTTTATCAGCCAGACCCTGTTCTGGGCCAACCTGATCGCAATTGGCGGCGCGGCACTGGCGGCGGTGACCGGACAGAAATATCCGCTGGCCAAGCCTCTGGCCGCCGCCTTGATCATCACCCTGCTCGGCCTGCTGCTGTTCGTATTCAGTGATATTCGCCCGCTGTTTATTCTGGCGAATGTGGTTACCGGGATGACCTGGGCTTTCTGTGTGCCCTACTTCCTGACCATGGCCTCGCGGTTTGACAGCGCCGGCCAGATGGGTGCCTTTGGCGGTTTCGCGTCCAAGCTTGGCCTGGCCTGTGGGCCACTGTTTGCGGGGTATTTCATTACCGGCGGGGGCAGCTATACGCAGCTGGTCATCGTTACCGTTGCGGTACTGGCAATTTGTCTGGTGGCGGTACCGGCTGCAGCGCGACTCGATCGCGCGTCTTGA
- a CDS encoding aminotransferase-like domain-containing protein, producing MSEALIVLDPAADKSLQQQIRERLIQGILSGSIPAGHKMPSSRRMAEQLGVARNTVVLAYQQLVDDGFLVTRERSGFYVSETVSQQGVISHNAGEPQRDEDDRQFWRAHCNPVSVSRRALQNRPANWLQYPYPFVSNEYDPRLYPSAEWRECTRDIFTAREVAQWATLGNNEDDRHLVEQICTRLLPRRGIYVDPGQILLTSGMEQACYLLGELLLGSQRKLALVQPAGGETGEIFRRTGAQILPLSQDADGPLLDDAFQAAHSIYLQPNVHNPTAVTTSLERRRQLLRQAREQQAVVIENDCDHDFCYHGNPLPPLKSMDGGSSVIYLYQFPKIIDPGMQLAFVVAPKPVIQRLRALRYTLRERVPALNQRLLAKFVAAGHLDAALFKLTQQLKERWTALGEALMYHLPKLKVRRASCGTACWLELPPHVDGAQLQTSAEQNGLLLETVGDGSAVRLGFSAIDADKIEGGVRVLAQLINGELQAEEESLDVASGRRLSAEDLQREMPGAIFLGTNTLGESYRIELKPDGTMLGYSRNDVEMDETDTGRWWLDGDQWVRQWRTWSYGRKASFYVVTDGHRIKWFNETGKLIDAAIIANE from the coding sequence ATGAGCGAAGCACTGATCGTTCTCGATCCCGCTGCGGATAAAAGTCTGCAGCAGCAAATCCGCGAAAGACTGATCCAGGGTATCCTGTCAGGCAGCATCCCTGCGGGCCACAAAATGCCCTCGTCGCGCCGCATGGCCGAGCAGTTGGGTGTCGCCCGCAATACGGTGGTACTGGCCTATCAGCAGCTGGTGGATGACGGCTTTCTGGTCACCCGCGAGCGCAGTGGCTTCTATGTCAGTGAAACCGTGTCACAGCAGGGGGTAATCAGTCACAATGCCGGTGAGCCACAACGGGACGAAGACGACCGGCAGTTCTGGCGCGCGCACTGTAACCCGGTGTCCGTCAGCCGCAGAGCATTGCAGAACCGCCCCGCCAACTGGCTGCAGTATCCCTACCCCTTTGTCAGTAACGAATACGACCCGCGCCTCTATCCGAGCGCCGAGTGGCGGGAGTGCACACGGGATATCTTCACCGCGCGGGAAGTCGCGCAGTGGGCCACTCTCGGCAACAACGAAGACGATCGCCACCTGGTGGAACAGATCTGCACGCGGCTGCTGCCGCGTCGGGGTATCTACGTGGACCCGGGCCAGATACTGCTCACCAGCGGGATGGAGCAGGCCTGTTATCTGCTGGGAGAATTATTGCTTGGCAGCCAGCGCAAACTTGCGCTGGTGCAGCCCGCCGGCGGCGAGACCGGTGAGATCTTCCGGCGCACCGGTGCACAGATATTGCCGCTCTCCCAGGATGCCGATGGCCCGTTACTGGATGACGCCTTCCAGGCGGCCCACAGTATTTATCTGCAGCCCAATGTACATAACCCCACCGCCGTCACCACCAGCCTTGAGCGCCGCCGTCAGCTGTTAAGGCAGGCGCGGGAGCAGCAGGCGGTGGTCATTGAGAACGACTGCGACCACGATTTCTGCTACCACGGCAATCCGTTGCCGCCACTGAAAAGCATGGATGGGGGCAGTTCAGTAATCTATCTCTATCAATTCCCCAAGATCATCGACCCGGGCATGCAGCTGGCGTTTGTAGTGGCACCCAAACCGGTGATTCAACGGCTGCGTGCACTGCGCTACACCCTGCGTGAACGCGTGCCGGCGCTCAACCAGCGGTTGCTGGCCAAGTTCGTTGCGGCCGGCCACCTGGACGCGGCGCTGTTCAAGCTCACGCAGCAGCTGAAGGAGCGGTGGACCGCACTGGGGGAGGCCCTGATGTACCACCTGCCCAAACTCAAGGTACGTCGCGCCAGCTGCGGTACTGCATGCTGGCTGGAATTACCTCCCCATGTCGATGGTGCCCAACTCCAGACCAGTGCGGAACAGAACGGGCTGCTGCTGGAAACCGTGGGGGATGGCAGTGCCGTGCGCCTCGGTTTTTCTGCAATCGATGCCGACAAGATCGAGGGAGGTGTGCGGGTGCTTGCGCAGTTGATCAACGGAGAGTTGCAGGCGGAGGAGGAGTCACTGGATGTGGCCTCTGGCCGGCGCCTGAGCGCGGAAGATCTGCAGCGGGAAATGCCCGGAGCCATATTTCTTGGCACCAACACCCTGGGTGAGTCCTACCGTATCGAGCTCAAACCGGATGGCACCATGCTCGGCTATTCCCGCAACGATGTGGAGATGGACGAGACCGACACCGGGCGCTGGTGGCTCGATGGAGACCAGTGGGTGCGCCAGTGGCGCACCTGGTCCTACGGTCGCAAAGCCAGTTTCTACGTGGTGACCGACGGTCACCGCATCAAGTGGTTTAATGAAACCGGCAAGCTGATTGATGCGGCGATTATTGCCAACGAGTGA
- a CDS encoding HdeD family acid-resistance protein: protein MAPESDSQLSLSSRPLLRAMADNWWVALVRGLFAIAFGVLTFIWPGISLLSLVFLFAIYTLIDGVVALYGAIKGRGQVERSSLWWLLFVGITGIAAAILTFVYPQVTALVLVIFIGAWALVRGIFEIIGAIRLRKEIDQEWLLIFAGVLSVIFGLVLLLKPGAGALALLWLIGSYAIVFGIILVWLAFRLKKLAHNTHGT, encoded by the coding sequence ATGGCACCCGAAAGTGACTCTCAATTATCCCTGTCTTCCCGACCGCTACTGCGCGCTATGGCCGATAACTGGTGGGTGGCGCTGGTGCGTGGCCTGTTCGCTATCGCATTTGGTGTGCTGACATTTATCTGGCCGGGCATATCCCTGCTGAGCCTCGTGTTCCTGTTTGCGATCTACACACTGATCGACGGCGTGGTGGCGCTGTACGGGGCGATCAAGGGGCGTGGCCAGGTAGAGCGCTCGTCCCTCTGGTGGCTACTGTTTGTGGGGATCACCGGCATCGCCGCGGCGATTCTCACCTTTGTCTATCCACAGGTCACGGCGCTGGTGCTGGTGATCTTTATTGGTGCCTGGGCGCTGGTGCGGGGCATCTTCGAGATAATTGGCGCTATTCGCCTGCGCAAGGAAATTGACCAGGAATGGCTGCTGATTTTTGCCGGGGTGCTGTCGGTGATTTTTGGGCTCGTACTACTTCTGAAACCGGGCGCCGGTGCGCTGGCTTTACTCTGGCTGATCGGCAGCTACGCGATTGTATTCGGTATTATTCTGGTGTGGCTGGCATTTCGACTGAAAAAACTGGCACACAATACGCATGGTACTTGA
- a CDS encoding LytR/AlgR family response regulator transcription factor produces the protein MSNETLNVIIVDDEPLARRGLRLRLENLGGIEVVAECGNGREAREQILALKPDVAFLDIQMPGVSGLELVQLLPRDEIPQIVFVTAYDQYAVEAFEVSAVDYVLKPIEEDRLALALQRVREKLGSENLVAQREQLLEAAADLTQESPEALEEKLAAGELGGSRYPDKIAIKDSGKITLVPARDIDWIDAAGDYMCVHANGETHVMRITMKELEQQLDPKVFQRIHRSTIVNLKRVREICAHINGEYHLVLNNGERLKMSRSYKNKVQHFI, from the coding sequence GTGAGTAACGAAACCCTGAACGTCATCATTGTGGACGATGAGCCTCTGGCCCGGCGCGGTCTGCGCCTGCGCCTGGAAAACCTGGGTGGCATTGAGGTGGTGGCCGAGTGTGGTAATGGCCGCGAGGCGCGGGAGCAGATTCTGGCGCTGAAGCCCGATGTGGCGTTCCTGGATATCCAGATGCCCGGCGTCAGTGGGCTGGAGTTGGTCCAGTTGCTGCCGCGGGATGAAATTCCTCAGATCGTATTTGTGACCGCTTACGATCAGTACGCGGTGGAAGCGTTTGAGGTCAGTGCCGTGGATTACGTGCTGAAGCCGATTGAGGAAGACCGCCTCGCGCTGGCGTTGCAGCGGGTGCGGGAAAAGCTGGGCAGCGAAAACCTGGTGGCACAACGGGAGCAGTTGCTCGAGGCTGCGGCAGACCTCACCCAGGAATCACCGGAGGCTCTGGAGGAAAAGCTGGCTGCCGGAGAGCTGGGTGGTAGCCGTTACCCGGACAAGATCGCGATCAAGGATTCGGGAAAGATTACCCTGGTGCCCGCGCGGGATATCGACTGGATCGATGCTGCCGGAGACTACATGTGTGTGCACGCCAATGGAGAAACCCATGTGATGCGGATCACCATGAAGGAGCTGGAGCAGCAGCTGGATCCGAAGGTATTCCAGCGTATTCACCGCTCCACCATCGTCAATTTAAAGCGGGTCCGCGAGATCTGCGCGCACATCAATGGAGAGTACCACCTGGTGCTGAATAACGGTGAGCGCCTGAAAATGAGCCGGAGCTACAAGAACAAGGTGCAGCACTTCATCTAA
- a CDS encoding sensor histidine kinase — MGTSVFNWLSDWLATERNQYWALQFSGWAGYTLLTFIGGFFWVENHWLYTGYLAVATASGVALSEGMRRGFQHLWDKPPATRLIGTLGVLIIAAALWAAIKFGGSLWLYGKDSDEHPMVMAVYWFSYSFLIYMTWTALYYGIKYYQTSLQQQEKALKAESIAHQSQLKMLRYQLNPHFLFNTLNAISTLILDQDGKTANSMVTRLSQFLRHSLDNDPMQKVTLAKEVEALMLYLDIEKVRFADRLQINVDLDSDAPNALVPSLLLQPIVENAIKYGISQREWGGEITMKARVFAGELLIEISDNGPGVREEDLAGLGRGAGVGIRNTCERLRALYGVEQKTRFCNRPEGGLAVHLRIPFEQE; from the coding sequence ATGGGTACTTCTGTTTTCAACTGGCTGTCCGACTGGCTGGCAACCGAGCGCAACCAGTACTGGGCGCTGCAATTCAGCGGCTGGGCAGGCTACACACTGCTGACCTTTATCGGTGGCTTCTTCTGGGTGGAAAACCACTGGCTGTACACCGGTTATCTGGCGGTGGCTACAGCCTCGGGGGTCGCCCTGTCCGAGGGTATGCGCCGCGGCTTCCAGCACCTGTGGGACAAACCGCCGGCTACCCGTCTGATTGGCACTCTGGGGGTGCTCATCATTGCCGCCGCGCTGTGGGCGGCGATCAAGTTCGGTGGCTCCCTGTGGCTTTACGGCAAGGACAGTGACGAACACCCCATGGTGATGGCGGTCTACTGGTTCTCGTACTCCTTTCTGATATACATGACCTGGACCGCGCTCTACTACGGTATCAAGTACTACCAGACCTCACTGCAGCAGCAGGAAAAAGCCCTGAAGGCGGAGTCCATCGCGCACCAGTCCCAGCTCAAGATGCTGCGCTATCAGCTCAACCCGCACTTTCTGTTCAATACCCTGAACGCGATTTCCACCCTGATTCTGGATCAGGACGGTAAAACCGCCAACAGCATGGTGACGCGGCTGTCTCAGTTCCTGCGCCACTCGCTGGATAACGATCCGATGCAGAAGGTCACGCTGGCAAAGGAAGTCGAGGCGTTGATGCTCTACCTGGATATCGAGAAAGTGCGTTTTGCGGATCGCCTGCAGATCAACGTGGACCTGGACAGCGATGCGCCGAATGCACTGGTGCCCAGCCTGTTGCTGCAACCTATTGTGGAAAACGCCATCAAATACGGTATTTCCCAGCGGGAGTGGGGTGGTGAAATCACGATGAAAGCGCGCGTATTTGCCGGCGAACTGTTGATCGAGATCAGCGACAATGGGCCAGGGGTGCGCGAGGAGGATCTCGCGGGCCTGGGTCGCGGTGCCGGTGTGGGTATTCGCAATACCTGCGAACGTCTGCGCGCGTTGTATGGGGTCGAGCAGAAAACCCGATTCTGTAATCGCCCGGAAGGCGGGCTGGCAGTGCATCTGCGTATTCCCTTCGAACAGGAATAG
- a CDS encoding EVE domain-containing protein, which yields MSYWLFKSEPDEYSLDDLKAEPGHVGRWDGIRNYQARNFLRDEVEEGDGVLFYHSACKVPAIVGTAQVVRAAYPDPAQFDPESKYFDPKATAEKPRWFCVDIRWQSEFARPLPLKEIKQNPALAEMVLVKQGRLSIQPVSESEWRLLLKLGA from the coding sequence ATGAGTTACTGGCTGTTCAAGTCGGAACCGGATGAATATAGCCTGGATGACCTCAAGGCCGAACCTGGTCATGTTGGACGCTGGGACGGTATTCGCAATTACCAGGCGCGCAACTTCCTGCGCGACGAGGTGGAAGAAGGCGACGGTGTGCTCTTCTATCACAGCGCATGCAAGGTGCCGGCCATCGTCGGCACGGCGCAGGTGGTGCGAGCCGCCTACCCGGATCCCGCTCAGTTCGATCCAGAGAGTAAATACTTCGACCCCAAGGCCACCGCAGAGAAGCCGCGCTGGTTCTGTGTGGATATCCGCTGGCAAAGCGAATTTGCCCGCCCGCTGCCACTGAAAGAGATCAAGCAGAACCCGGCGCTGGCGGAGATGGTGCTGGTGAAACAGGGAAGATTGTCGATTCAGCCAGTAAGCGAGAGCGAATGGCGACTGCTATTGAAACTCGGAGCCTAA
- a CDS encoding DUF3094 family protein, with protein MSSSDSPSPDSENTIPPKKLSDEDQAKVDRYLKSGHNDVERKPFRPFLLLGIILVVLTVLSLLSLFIARTKGVV; from the coding sequence ATGTCCAGTTCAGATTCGCCCAGTCCAGACTCCGAAAACACCATCCCGCCAAAAAAGCTCTCTGATGAAGATCAGGCCAAGGTCGATCGTTACCTGAAAAGCGGCCACAACGATGTGGAGCGCAAACCGTTTCGTCCTTTTCTGTTACTCGGCATTATTCTCGTGGTGCTGACCGTATTATCTCTACTCAGCCTGTTTATCGCGCGCACCAAAGGTGTCGTTTAG